In Granulicatella elegans, one genomic interval encodes:
- the rpoD gene encoding RNA polymerase sigma factor RpoD, which yields MTVEKNKNGQTLKEATSKLLAERKLFGQILYDDLSAQIAIPYELDAEGMDKLIQQFEDAGVSVVDADGGPTSRQLSSESEKEPEVEMTEDETALSSNVKINDSVRMYLKEIGRVPLLSADEEVNLALRIQQGDQEAKQELAEANLRLVVSIAKRYVGRGMQFLDLIQEGNMGLMKAVEKFDHTKGFKFSTYATWWIRQAITRAIADQARTIRIPVHMVETINKLVRIQRQLLQDLGREPTPEEIGAEMDLPTEKVREILKIAQEPVSLETPIGEEDDSHLGDFIEDDNATSPAEHTAYALLKEQLDEVLEQLTDREENVLRLRFGLDKNGEIRTLEQVGQVFGVTRERIRQIEAKALRKLRHPSRSKQLKDFLD from the coding sequence ATGACGGTTGAAAAAAATAAGAATGGTCAAACGCTAAAAGAAGCTACAAGTAAATTACTAGCAGAACGAAAATTGTTTGGACAAATTTTATATGATGATTTATCAGCACAAATTGCGATTCCATACGAATTAGATGCAGAAGGAATGGATAAATTAATTCAACAATTCGAAGATGCTGGTGTGAGTGTAGTAGATGCAGATGGCGGGCCAACTAGTCGTCAATTATCTTCAGAATCTGAAAAAGAACCTGAAGTGGAAATGACAGAAGACGAAACAGCATTATCGTCAAATGTAAAAATTAATGACTCTGTTCGTATGTATTTAAAAGAAATTGGACGTGTTCCATTATTAAGTGCGGATGAAGAAGTAAACCTTGCTTTACGTATTCAACAAGGAGATCAAGAAGCAAAACAAGAATTAGCAGAAGCCAACTTACGTTTAGTAGTATCCATTGCGAAACGTTATGTAGGACGTGGAATGCAATTTTTAGATTTAATTCAAGAAGGGAATATGGGCTTAATGAAAGCTGTTGAAAAATTTGACCATACAAAAGGGTTTAAATTTTCAACATATGCTACATGGTGGATTCGTCAAGCAATTACTCGTGCGATTGCTGACCAAGCACGTACGATTCGTATTCCAGTTCATATGGTAGAAACAATTAATAAATTAGTTCGTATCCAAAGACAACTATTACAAGACTTAGGACGCGAACCTACTCCTGAAGAAATTGGAGCAGAAATGGATTTACCAACAGAAAAAGTGAGAGAAATTCTAAAAATTGCTCAAGAACCAGTGTCATTAGAAACTCCAATCGGGGAAGAAGATGATTCACATTTAGGAGACTTTATTGAAGATGATAATGCAACAAGTCCAGCTGAACATACAGCTTATGCATTATTAAAAGAACAATTAGATGAAGTATTAGAACAATTAACAGATCGTGAAGAAAATGTATTACGTTTACGTTTTGGCCTAGACAAAAATGGAGAAATCCGCACATTAGAGCAAGTAGGTCAAGTATTTGGAGTTACTCGTGAAAGAATCCGTCAAATTGAAGCGAAAGCACTTCGTAAATTACGTCATCCAAGTCGTTCAAAACAATTGAAAGATTTCTTAGACTAG
- the dnaG gene encoding DNA primase, translating to MSQVIPEETLNQIQSQVNIVDIISQYVSLKKRGKNYFGHCPFHDERTPSFSVTEEKQLYHCFSCGRGGSIFSFIAEIEGLSFVESVAKVAELAQIPFDNKYSVSKPSVQDTHQPLITAHEKAAEFYQHVLLQTRGGEKALDYLQNRGYTLETIQTFKMGLALKDRTYVTNLIKQIPLTPQQMEESGLFISRNDDFIDRFYHRIMIPLRNEQGKVIAFSGRILPQDEEMGDEQEAKYLNSSETPIFNKRQFLFNYDLAKSAIRKSGQVVLYEGYMDVIASWQAGAKNGVASMGTSLTKEQIQILSRVANEIIIAYDSDRAGLDATNRAIELLQENSSLTISILSLDAGKDPDEFIQQRGAEAYLEQLFHYTESVFQFKKRYFSKQYRLEIEREKVQFLEQMTLELAKISKPIEREFAIKSLSDEFGISVDLLSSQVYFAQRKFKQQSSQSTRQWTTSSVKISQESPMEISQKQLLYRLLHSPEAWSYLLREDEEFEFPFVDYQQFYILLKSYREQHLEELLVQEFMNFLDESDTVNRNLLSMIEWLEMPQECTEKEIHDLMYFLSRKEDLKQQYQRCLQEMKEAQLSNDATRANQLMIELVNIQKQLKKS from the coding sequence ATGAGTCAAGTTATTCCTGAAGAAACACTGAATCAGATTCAATCACAAGTAAATATTGTGGATATTATTAGTCAGTATGTTTCTTTGAAAAAACGAGGAAAGAATTATTTTGGCCATTGTCCTTTTCATGATGAGCGCACACCTTCCTTTTCAGTAACAGAGGAAAAGCAACTCTATCATTGCTTTAGTTGTGGTAGAGGAGGATCTATTTTTTCTTTTATAGCAGAAATCGAAGGACTTTCTTTTGTTGAATCTGTAGCAAAAGTTGCAGAATTAGCACAAATTCCATTTGATAATAAATATTCGGTTTCTAAACCATCTGTTCAAGATACGCATCAACCGCTCATAACAGCACATGAAAAAGCGGCTGAATTTTATCAACATGTGTTATTACAAACACGTGGCGGTGAAAAAGCATTAGATTATCTACAAAATAGAGGATATACATTAGAAACCATTCAAACATTTAAAATGGGACTTGCATTAAAAGATCGCACGTATGTGACGAATTTAATCAAACAAATTCCATTAACACCTCAACAGATGGAAGAATCAGGATTATTCATTTCAAGAAATGATGATTTTATCGATCGATTTTATCATCGAATCATGATTCCTCTTCGAAATGAACAAGGAAAAGTGATTGCTTTTTCTGGTCGAATATTACCACAGGATGAGGAAATGGGTGATGAACAAGAAGCTAAATACTTAAATAGTTCAGAAACTCCTATCTTCAATAAGCGACAGTTCTTGTTCAATTATGATTTAGCCAAATCAGCGATTCGTAAATCAGGACAAGTTGTCTTATATGAAGGTTATATGGATGTCATTGCTTCTTGGCAAGCCGGTGCAAAAAATGGGGTAGCATCCATGGGCACCTCATTAACAAAAGAACAAATTCAAATCTTATCGAGAGTGGCAAATGAAATTATTATTGCCTATGATAGTGATAGAGCGGGATTGGATGCAACAAATCGGGCGATTGAATTATTGCAAGAAAATTCATCTTTAACGATTTCAATTTTGTCTTTAGATGCTGGAAAAGATCCAGATGAGTTTATCCAGCAAAGAGGAGCGGAAGCTTATTTAGAACAATTGTTTCATTATACGGAATCTGTTTTTCAGTTTAAAAAACGATATTTTTCAAAACAATATCGCTTAGAAATTGAACGAGAGAAAGTGCAATTTTTAGAACAAATGACACTGGAGTTAGCAAAAATTTCTAAACCTATTGAGCGTGAGTTTGCGATAAAATCATTATCGGATGAGTTTGGAATTTCGGTTGATTTACTTTCTAGTCAAGTTTATTTTGCTCAGAGAAAATTTAAGCAACAATCTTCTCAATCAACAAGACAGTGGACAACAAGTTCTGTAAAAATTTCTCAGGAAAGTCCGATGGAAATTTCTCAGAAACAACTTCTCTATCGTCTGTTACATTCTCCGGAAGCATGGAGTTATTTATTAAGGGAAGATGAAGAGTTCGAATTTCCTTTTGTTGACTATCAACAATTTTATATTTTGTTGAAAAGTTATCGTGAGCAACATCTTGAAGAGTTACTTGTTCAAGAATTTATGAATTTTTTAGATGAATCGGATACCGTGAATCGTAATTTATTATCGATGATTGAATGGCTAGAAATGCCACAAGAATGTACGGAAAAAGAGATTCATGACTTAATGTATTTTTTATCAAGAAAAGAAGATTTAAAACAACAGTATCAAAGATGTTTGCAAGAAATGAAAGAAGCTCAATTATCAAATGATGCAACAAGAGCCAATCAATTGATGATAGAGTTAGTCAATATTCAGAAACAATTAAAAAAATCATGA
- the rpsD gene encoding 30S ribosomal protein S4, which produces MSRYTGPSWKLSRRLGISLSGTGKEIARRPYAPGQHGPNNRSKLSEYGQQLQEKQKLRHMYGMNERQFATLFKKAGKIKEGKHGENFMILLEQRLDNVVYRLGLASTRRQARQLVNHGHVTVNGKRVDIPSFQVQVGDVVGVREKSRNLTIIKESLESLYGRPEFVTFDEEKLEGSLNRLPLRDELTSDIDESFIVEYYNKLG; this is translated from the coding sequence ATGTCACGTTACACTGGACCAAGCTGGAAGTTATCTCGTCGTTTAGGCATTTCACTTTCAGGAACAGGAAAAGAAATCGCTCGTCGTCCATACGCACCAGGTCAACACGGACCAAATAACCGTAGTAAATTATCTGAGTATGGTCAACAATTACAAGAAAAACAAAAATTACGTCATATGTATGGTATGAACGAACGTCAATTTGCTACTTTATTCAAAAAAGCTGGCAAAATTAAAGAAGGTAAACATGGTGAAAACTTCATGATCCTTCTAGAACAACGTTTAGATAACGTAGTTTACCGCTTAGGATTAGCTTCAACTCGTCGTCAAGCTCGTCAATTAGTAAACCACGGTCACGTTACTGTAAATGGTAAACGTGTAGATATCCCTTCATTCCAAGTACAAGTTGGAGATGTTGTTGGTGTTCGTGAAAAATCACGTAACTTAACAATCATTAAAGAATCTTTAGAATCTTTATATGGTCGTCCAGAATTTGTTACATTTGATGAAGAAAAATTAGAAGGTTCATTAAACCGTCTACCATTACGTGATGAGTTAACATCTGATATTGACGAATCATTCATCGTTGAATATTATAACAAATTAGGCTAG
- a CDS encoding acyl-[acyl-carrier-protein] thioesterase — MTVDVICKIERTILPYECDWNGNLLLSQALGMMMLASRKQQQQLENPNLIYEKGYTWIVIRHEISIHRMPKVDEEVIIETQAISYNKFFTYREYRILSKEREELFECITTFAMLDMKVRKIVSIDEEVVLEYPLSIGKEMRKATRIPKKDFSDAKTGEYKIRIHDIDANLHVNNARYFDFAFSELGMEYFNRHQLKQVVIKYEKEVLPESTISCFTLWEENQKRKQTYHLISQDGNRCANIQMEWEEIV, encoded by the coding sequence ATGACGGTTGATGTAATTTGCAAAATAGAGCGTACTATTCTTCCTTATGAATGTGATTGGAATGGAAATTTACTATTAAGTCAAGCTTTAGGAATGATGATGTTAGCTTCTAGAAAGCAACAACAACAATTAGAAAATCCCAACTTGATTTATGAAAAAGGCTATACATGGATCGTGATTCGACATGAAATTTCGATTCATCGAATGCCAAAAGTAGACGAAGAAGTCATTATTGAAACACAAGCGATTAGCTACAATAAATTTTTTACTTACCGTGAATATCGCATTCTTTCAAAAGAAAGAGAAGAGTTGTTTGAATGTATTACGACATTTGCAATGCTTGATATGAAGGTACGTAAAATTGTTTCAATAGATGAAGAAGTTGTGTTGGAATATCCACTATCAATCGGAAAAGAAATGAGAAAAGCAACTCGAATTCCTAAAAAAGATTTTTCAGATGCTAAAACGGGAGAATACAAAATACGAATCCATGATATTGATGCTAATCTCCACGTCAATAATGCTCGTTACTTTGATTTTGCTTTTAGTGAATTAGGAATGGAGTATTTTAATAGGCATCAGTTGAAACAAGTTGTCATTAAATACGAAAAAGAAGTATTACCAGAATCAACGATTTCGTGTTTTACTTTATGGGAAGAAAATCAAAAGAGAAAACAAACGTATCATTTAATTTCGCAAGATGGAAATCGATGTGCGAATATTCAAATGGAATGGGAAGAAATCGTATAA
- a CDS encoding hydroxymethylglutaryl-CoA reductase, degradative → MNEHLFYKFYQKTPLERKNILTNLSHLSDEKKSNLLDGFNLPESIANQMIENQIGLYDIPLGIVPEVIVNGKTYTVPMVTEEPSVIAAASNGCKMIHRSGGFTTTQEKREMIGEIAIYDSPYSIEEIKEKLSKEIERLFSIAYEAHPSIVKRGGGIQSIWVEEKQHPNHTFYVFYISVDTKEAMGANILNTILEALVSPIETFTKGTCIMAILSNLATHSVVKTTCRIPLENLETKTISGEEIARRIEIASELSQVDAYRAATHNKGIMNGIDAVVIATGNDWRAIEAGAHAYATLNGIYQPFSQWYIHDDKELVGTLSIPMPIGTVGGSISIHPAAQFAHELLMNPSAKELASIIASIGLAQNFAALKALVTDGIQKGHMNLQVKSLALTAGATEEEIPQIVQLLKEQKHFNLETVQNILTTIRKR, encoded by the coding sequence ATGAACGAGCATTTATTTTATAAATTTTATCAAAAAACACCACTAGAAAGAAAAAATATTTTAACAAACTTATCTCATTTATCAGATGAAAAAAAATCAAACTTATTAGATGGATTTAACTTACCAGAGTCAATAGCCAATCAAATGATTGAAAATCAAATCGGACTATATGACATACCACTTGGAATTGTTCCTGAAGTTATCGTAAATGGTAAAACTTATACCGTTCCTATGGTAACAGAAGAACCTTCCGTCATTGCTGCAGCAAGTAATGGCTGTAAAATGATTCATCGTTCTGGGGGATTTACTACTACTCAAGAAAAGAGAGAAATGATTGGTGAAATTGCGATATATGATTCCCCATATTCTATTGAAGAAATAAAGGAAAAACTTTCAAAGGAAATCGAACGTTTATTTTCTATTGCTTATGAAGCTCACCCTTCCATTGTCAAACGTGGTGGTGGAATTCAATCAATTTGGGTAGAAGAAAAACAACATCCGAATCATACGTTTTATGTATTTTATATTTCTGTAGATACAAAGGAAGCAATGGGGGCAAATATTTTAAACACCATTTTAGAAGCTCTAGTTTCTCCTATTGAAACTTTCACAAAAGGAACTTGTATTATGGCAATTTTATCAAATCTAGCAACGCATTCCGTTGTCAAGACTACATGCCGTATTCCTCTTGAAAATTTAGAAACAAAGACAATCTCAGGGGAAGAAATTGCCCGTAGAATTGAAATTGCCAGCGAACTATCCCAAGTCGATGCTTATCGTGCGGCAACTCATAATAAAGGAATTATGAATGGAATTGATGCAGTCGTTATTGCAACTGGAAATGATTGGCGAGCGATTGAAGCTGGTGCACATGCATATGCAACTCTTAACGGAATTTATCAACCATTTAGTCAATGGTACATCCATGATGATAAGGAATTAGTAGGAACATTAAGTATTCCAATGCCGATTGGAACTGTTGGAGGTTCAATTTCCATTCATCCTGCTGCTCAATTTGCTCATGAATTATTGATGAATCCATCCGCTAAAGAACTAGCTTCTATTATTGCTTCTATTGGTTTAGCACAAAATTTTGCTGCATTAAAAGCATTAGTAACCGATGGGATTCAAAAAGGTCATATGAACTTACAAGTAAAATCTCTAGCTTTAACGGCTGGCGCAACAGAAGAAGAAATCCCTCAAATTGTACAACTATTGAAAGAACAAAAACATTTTAATTTAGAAACCGTTCAAAATATTTTAACCACTATTAGAAAACGATAA
- a CDS encoding adenine phosphoribosyltransferase translates to MNLKNYIASVPNYPKEGIIFRDISPLMADGKAYQYATQQIVDYAKSKGADMIVGPEARGFIVGCPVAYELGIGFAPARKKGKLPRETVSVEYDLEYGTAELHLHKDAVKPGQKVLICDDLLATGGTMDACAKLVEKLGGEVVGLAFLVELTDLKGREKIEGYDIFTLMEYTEDER, encoded by the coding sequence ATGAATTTAAAAAATTATATTGCAAGTGTACCAAACTATCCTAAAGAAGGAATTATTTTTAGAGATATCTCTCCTTTAATGGCAGATGGGAAAGCATACCAATATGCGACACAACAAATCGTAGATTATGCGAAAAGTAAAGGAGCTGATATGATTGTTGGTCCTGAAGCTCGTGGATTTATCGTTGGATGTCCTGTTGCTTATGAATTAGGAATTGGTTTTGCACCTGCTCGTAAAAAAGGTAAATTACCTCGTGAAACAGTTTCTGTAGAATATGATTTAGAATATGGTACTGCAGAATTACATTTACATAAAGATGCTGTAAAACCAGGCCAAAAAGTATTAATTTGTGATGACTTATTAGCGACAGGTGGAACAATGGATGCTTGTGCAAAATTAGTTGAAAAATTAGGCGGAGAAGTAGTCGGTTTAGCATTCTTAGTGGAATTAACTGACTTAAAAGGTCGTGAAAAGATTGAAGGGTATGACATCTTTACATTGATGGAATATACAGAAGACGAAAGATAA
- the recJ gene encoding single-stranded-DNA-specific exonuclease RecJ yields the protein MSFANAKWNLMNKEIEESSKEIAKELGLSPLLIQICRRRGYQTEEQIQEFLSSSPSLWHDPYLMYDMEKAIQRIQQAIETDESILIFGDYDADGITSTAVLYETLEMMGAQVEYYLPNRFIDGYGPNIRVFEEYLEKGVSLIITVDCGIAAHESVEWAMSQQCDVIVTDHHEIPPVLPKAYAVIHPRHPDGEYPFGDLSGAGVAFKLAHALLGELPVELAEIACIGTIADLVSLTDENRSLVKLGLQQLNQTERIGLSYLFQELQLTPGTIDEKTIGFQIGPCLNALGRLGDATPGVVLFTTFDDEVSQEVVTLMQQENSKRKQFVDDITAEALELAKAQMNHKVLVLAQSNWHEGVLGIVASRIVEQLQKPTIVLGIQSDGLMAKGSARSCAQFNLYAALSTCQDTLAKFGGHHMAAGLSIETVMLPGFMEAIETYAKQHPELFEEEKVITIEEELSLSQVSVEFIDALQALKPYGTNNAEPIFKISSVTVGQKQKIGAQQQHLKLTLNSEQNQLQALMFNKGEWADSLNLQADVEVVGTLEINEWQQNRLSQLMLKDIAVKDALIFDWRTNKIRPEHLSVKRAAYLVERDALKPLVSVRIDTSSKVFSMEEWIKEEKKAEFESIVLFDCPQSKEVIQEFRKHSYTQKMYIIAYTQKSIMTMGIPTRERFVAVYQYLKTHSNVPYNEKTGKLATYLKIPLDQFKVILKVFFELKFVIIENGCLRLNPESTSMDLMQSTLMKQLQEELWLERVFIYSQFSELTNWLTNMEE from the coding sequence ATGTCTTTTGCAAATGCTAAATGGAATTTAATGAATAAAGAGATAGAGGAAAGTTCTAAGGAAATTGCGAAAGAATTAGGTCTTTCTCCTTTGTTGATTCAAATTTGTAGGAGAAGAGGATATCAAACTGAGGAACAAATTCAAGAATTTCTATCATCTTCACCATCATTATGGCATGATCCATATTTAATGTATGATATGGAAAAAGCGATTCAACGAATCCAACAAGCGATTGAAACGGATGAAAGTATTTTAATATTCGGGGACTATGATGCGGACGGTATTACTAGTACAGCGGTATTATACGAAACGTTAGAAATGATGGGAGCACAAGTTGAATATTATTTACCAAATCGTTTTATAGATGGATATGGTCCGAATATTCGTGTTTTTGAAGAGTATCTTGAAAAAGGAGTTTCTTTAATTATAACGGTTGACTGTGGAATTGCTGCTCATGAAAGTGTTGAATGGGCAATGAGTCAACAATGTGATGTCATTGTAACAGATCACCATGAGATTCCTCCTGTTCTCCCTAAAGCTTATGCAGTGATTCATCCTCGCCATCCAGATGGTGAATATCCATTTGGAGATTTATCTGGAGCAGGAGTTGCTTTTAAATTAGCGCATGCATTATTAGGCGAACTTCCTGTTGAATTAGCTGAAATTGCTTGTATTGGAACAATCGCAGATCTTGTTAGCTTAACAGATGAAAATCGTAGTTTAGTAAAGTTAGGTTTACAACAATTAAATCAAACAGAAAGAATTGGGTTAAGTTACTTATTCCAAGAATTACAATTAACTCCTGGTACCATCGATGAGAAAACAATAGGATTTCAAATTGGTCCTTGTTTAAATGCTCTTGGAAGACTTGGAGATGCGACTCCAGGAGTAGTGCTCTTTACAACTTTTGACGATGAAGTTTCTCAAGAAGTTGTGACTTTAATGCAACAAGAAAATTCTAAGAGAAAACAATTTGTAGATGATATTACAGCCGAAGCATTGGAATTAGCCAAAGCACAAATGAATCACAAAGTGTTAGTATTAGCTCAATCTAATTGGCATGAAGGTGTATTAGGAATTGTTGCAAGTAGAATTGTAGAACAATTACAAAAGCCGACAATTGTTTTAGGAATTCAATCAGATGGATTAATGGCAAAAGGTTCTGCAAGATCTTGTGCACAGTTTAATCTCTATGCTGCATTATCCACTTGCCAAGATACTTTAGCTAAATTTGGTGGACATCATATGGCGGCTGGACTCAGTATTGAAACAGTGATGCTACCAGGATTTATGGAAGCTATTGAGACTTATGCGAAACAACATCCTGAATTATTTGAAGAGGAAAAAGTGATCACTATTGAAGAAGAATTATCACTTTCTCAAGTAAGTGTTGAGTTTATTGATGCTCTTCAAGCGTTAAAACCTTATGGAACAAATAATGCTGAACCGATTTTTAAAATTAGTTCCGTAACAGTAGGTCAAAAACAAAAGATTGGAGCTCAACAACAGCATTTAAAATTAACGTTAAATTCTGAACAGAATCAGTTACAGGCTTTAATGTTTAATAAAGGAGAATGGGCGGATAGTTTAAATCTTCAAGCAGACGTTGAAGTCGTTGGAACTTTAGAAATTAATGAATGGCAACAAAATCGTTTGTCTCAATTAATGTTAAAAGATATTGCTGTTAAAGATGCATTAATTTTCGATTGGCGTACCAATAAAATTCGCCCAGAGCATCTATCGGTGAAGAGAGCGGCTTATTTAGTGGAAAGAGATGCTCTTAAACCATTAGTGAGTGTAAGAATTGATACAAGTTCTAAAGTCTTTTCGATGGAAGAATGGATAAAAGAAGAAAAAAAAGCAGAGTTTGAATCGATTGTATTATTTGATTGTCCGCAATCTAAAGAAGTGATTCAAGAATTTCGTAAACACTCCTATACGCAAAAAATGTATATCATTGCGTATACGCAAAAATCAATTATGACAATGGGGATTCCGACAAGGGAAAGATTTGTGGCTGTTTATCAATATTTAAAAACACATTCTAATGTACCTTATAATGAAAAAACAGGAAAATTAGCTACTTATTTGAAAATTCCATTAGATCAATTTAAAGTGATTTTAAAAGTGTTTTTTGAATTAAAATTTGTTATAATAGAAAACGGCTGTTTAAGATTAAATCCAGAATCGACATCAATGGATTTAATGCAGTCTACCTTAATGAAACAATTGCAAGAAGAACTTTGGCTCGAAAGAGTATTTATCTATAGTCAATTTTCTGAATTAACAAATTGGCTGACAAATATGGAGGAATAA
- a CDS encoding SDR family NAD(P)-dependent oxidoreductase produces the protein MVKREQFSINGKMVFITGASGGLGEQLAYECAKQQAGLILVARREEVLQQVANTCQQWTNQPVYYYACDLSNANEVELLLEKIQSIDVDVVINNAGRGYLKQAVDLSKEEIEEMLQLNLYTLIQMTQHFLPKFIQKKSGMFVQIASQAGKTATPKTSVYSASKFGVLGYSNALRLELKEQGIHVMTVNPGPIATQFFEKAEPTGKYLASISKYVLTSEEVARKIVQGMKLQKREVNLPYSMNFAAKLNFCFPKIGDMSILKLFNKK, from the coding sequence ATGGTAAAACGTGAACAGTTTTCAATAAATGGGAAAATGGTATTCATTACAGGTGCTAGTGGAGGCTTAGGCGAGCAATTAGCTTATGAATGTGCCAAACAACAAGCCGGTTTAATATTAGTGGCAAGACGTGAAGAAGTTTTACAACAAGTAGCCAATACATGCCAACAATGGACAAATCAACCAGTTTATTATTATGCTTGTGATTTATCGAATGCAAATGAAGTAGAATTGCTATTAGAAAAAATACAATCTATTGATGTAGATGTAGTCATTAATAATGCAGGAAGAGGCTATTTAAAACAAGCAGTTGATTTATCAAAAGAAGAAATTGAAGAGATGTTACAATTGAATTTATATACTTTAATTCAAATGACTCAACATTTTCTTCCAAAATTTATTCAGAAAAAATCAGGAATGTTTGTACAAATTGCTTCTCAAGCAGGGAAAACAGCAACACCTAAAACATCCGTTTATTCTGCATCGAAATTTGGCGTATTAGGTTATTCTAATGCTTTACGATTAGAATTAAAAGAACAAGGCATTCATGTAATGACGGTCAATCCTGGACCAATAGCTACTCAATTTTTTGAAAAAGCAGAACCAACAGGAAAATATTTAGCAAGTATTTCTAAGTATGTTTTAACAAGTGAGGAAGTGGCAAGAAAAATTGTTCAAGGAATGAAACTTCAAAAAAGAGAAGTGAATTTACCATATAGTATGAATTTTGCAGCAAAATTAAATTTTTGTTTTCCAAAAATTGGAGACATGAGTATTTTAAAATTATTTAATAAAAAATAA
- the rnz gene encoding ribonuclease Z has protein sequence MELQFLGTGAGVPAKMRNVSSIALKLLDERNEIWLFDCGEATQQQILNTTIRPGKIKKIFITHLHGDHIFGLPGLLTSRSFQGGEDELTVYGPKGIKRFIDASVSVSYSKLGYPLKVVEFEEDGVLFSDKQFSVEAMKLEHGIPSYGFRITEADQIGELKADELKALGVPFGPIFGRLKRGEVVALEDGRVIDGKDFVSEDIKGRVVVICGDTRFTPKTITLAENANVLVHEATYEADKEKTARQHFHSTSKQAATIALEASVQQLYLTHISARYLGHQVSQLEQEARQVFPQTKVVKDFDIFTIGRN, from the coding sequence ATGGAATTACAATTTTTAGGTACAGGTGCTGGAGTTCCAGCCAAAATGAGAAATGTTTCGTCAATCGCTTTGAAACTATTAGATGAAAGAAATGAAATCTGGTTATTTGATTGTGGAGAAGCAACGCAACAACAAATTTTAAACACAACCATTCGACCAGGAAAAATAAAAAAAATATTTATTACCCATCTTCATGGAGACCATATTTTTGGTTTACCAGGCTTATTAACAAGTCGATCTTTCCAAGGTGGAGAAGATGAATTAACAGTTTATGGACCAAAAGGCATTAAACGATTTATTGATGCAAGTGTTTCTGTTTCATATTCGAAATTAGGCTATCCATTGAAAGTTGTGGAATTTGAAGAGGATGGAGTATTATTCTCTGATAAACAATTTAGTGTAGAAGCGATGAAGTTAGAACATGGAATTCCTTCATATGGATTTCGAATTACAGAAGCTGACCAAATTGGGGAATTAAAAGCAGATGAATTAAAAGCACTAGGAGTGCCATTTGGTCCTATTTTTGGTCGCTTGAAACGTGGGGAAGTTGTCGCATTAGAAGATGGTCGTGTGATTGATGGAAAAGACTTTGTTAGTGAAGATATTAAAGGTCGTGTTGTTGTAATCTGTGGAGATACAAGATTTACTCCTAAAACGATTACCTTAGCGGAAAATGCAAATGTTCTTGTTCATGAAGCGACATATGAAGCGGATAAAGAAAAAACTGCTCGTCAACATTTTCATTCAACAAGTAAACAAGCGGCAACGATTGCTCTAGAAGCTAGTGTTCAACAATTATATTTAACGCATATTAGTGCCCGTTATTTAGGACATCAAGTGAGTCAATTAGAGCAAGAAGCTCGACAAGTATTTCCACAAACAAAAGTGGTCAAAGATTTTGATATATTTACGATTGGAAGAAATTAA